The Aethina tumida isolate Nest 87 chromosome 5, icAetTumi1.1, whole genome shotgun sequence genomic sequence TCATCAACATTCCCATCGGTCGACCGTCGCCGAcagttcataatttttttttttttcccgtTGTGTTTCAGGTGAGAGTGGAACGGGCAGAGGACAGCGTCGCGTCGCATCGAGGGGGCGGCGGTGGTCGGCGTCGCCTTCGTCCGTGTCGTTAGGATGGTGGGGCGATGCGGGGCGCGGTGGGCGGCCTGTGCACGGTGAGCGCCCCGCTGGCCGCGTGCAGCCCGGTAGCCGCGCTGCCGCCCGCCGCCCGTCTGCTGGCGCTCCACGTGCCGCTGCCGCACCACCACACACTCTACTTCGTCGTCCAGGCCAAGTCCCGGGTGCGGGAGCTCTACCGCCAGACATGCCGTCACTTCCAGCAGCAGGGCATGCTCGACACCGACCTCTTCGGCCTTGCCATCATCTGCGGTAAGTTACGGCTACCAGCCACCCCATCTACGTGTTTTGACGTCGGGGAACGGATCGACAAATTGGACGGTCGAACGCGGCGGATCGGTACGGTCGGCGGCCGAGGCCGGATTCCTAGATGGCGAGATTTAAGACGTCCGGTAGTACCATTGAGTGGTGTACCTTTGAGCGTGGATGGAAGGCATTTGGTAgcatcacacacacacacacactcacacaTACGTATCTCGGGCCaggtcaataaaaaattacgatGGCCTGCGGCAAAAAAACGCGATCGAAACgacgaacaaaaaaaaaatgagaagcGAGGAGGAACGCGAGACGCACCGTACACCAAATATTTCAACTGGATGGATATACATTCgctctttaattttaatttactgttagatttttttgttttttttttaatgaaaaagccTGTTACTTCATCCAAAGTCTTTTAATACTTGGTCTTCCTCCTTTCGTTTGGtattcgtttaatattttcttttggttattatatttatctagttatttaactgttaaatattctttgtcTCGTCAacctaatttaacaattatatttgacaattttaaaagaatgtccaaaaattttacgattttaaaacaacattgtcaaaaaactacaaaaaattgaaattaaaaattggtgaATTTTACATCAAATTCTTAAATAGTGACGAATTTTAAGGCAAAAAGTGGTAaacaacaagaaaaaatcatattttcataaaattatgactgaattttctaaaattttacaactttgtgagagattttatgtaataaccaacgaaaatctgaatttttttgtggaaaaaatttccaaaaatattataattataaaacaaaaatggtcaaaatttgaaaacttttggggaaaacaataaaattttaaaatttccaaaaatattatacaacgAGGCAAAATCAATTcatgtttatacaattttagataaaaatccaaaatataataaaatttttaaatatttcgaatattttcataaaattgtgactaaattttccaaaattttacaattttgtgacAGATTTTACGTAATAATCTGTGAAATTTCAGgaggaaaataatgaaattttaaaattttcaaaaattttacaattttaaacaaaaattgccATGAAAATAGGTCATATATGTGGATTTTTCgtcttaaattcttaaatagtGACAAATTGAAAGtggtaattgttttaaaaattacaaattttaggagaaaaaatgaaagattttacttaataatcaAGGAAAATCTGAATTTGTTTGgggaaaaacaataaaattttaaaatttccaaaaatataattataaaacaaaaatggtcAAAATTGCCAAAAAATTAGTccatatttgtgtattttaaaaattcttaaatagtgacaaatttaaaataaatatttgtaaattttgagacaaagaacatgaataattattacgaagtggtatttttttttaattattacgaattttattacataaagtaGTAAACAACAAGACAAAATCAGTTGATGTTTATCcacttttagataaaaattcaaaatataataaaatgtttaaatatttcgaatattttcataaaattgacactgagttttccaaaattttacgATTTTGTGAccgattttatataataatctgTAAAATTTCAGAGGgaagatgaaattttaaaattttcaaaaattttacaattaaaaacaaaaattaccaaaaatttaGGTCATATTTGTGGATTTTACgtcttaaattcttaaatagtgacaaatttgaaattaaatatttgtaaattttgaagcaaaaaacaagaataattgataattgttttaaaaattacgaaTTTTAGGACAAAAAGTGGtatcaaaacataaaaaatagtaaaatttttctaagatttcgaattttttcatgcatttttttttaaagatttcgaattttaagttaaaaatggacaaatataatataactaaaaaacaaaatgaatgtTTGAAGATTTTATGTCGGAAATTCttaaaaagtaacaaattttaagaaaaatcaattgatatttctaaatttttggttaatttgttcgattatatataaaaatctaaaacaatcgaatatttattatttttacataaaattattattaaattatagaataaaatgttcaaaatttccaaaatttaacaaaaaatcataactaaggtaacaaattttaagaaaaatccactaatatttgatataaatgttaagaaaataataaaatttatcgattttatctgaaaattaaaaaaatatataccaatttttgcTAAAATCcctctaatttttataaatttctacgaAGAATATCgagataaatagtttaaaaaattatgaagctTAAGACAAAAATGATAAGGAATCcaacattacattacattttatatattaaatttcaatttactatttgattaaaaaaaaatcaaatatttattatttattacataaaaaaatgttcaaaatttaacaaaaaaacaacaaatttaaagaaattacatCAGAAATACTTAAAaggaaacaaattttaagaaaaatccataatatttgagaaaaatgttaagaaaataataaaatttatcaattttagcagaaaatttaaaaaatatatatcaattttttagaaaatccttctaatttttataaatctctatgaagaatatgaagataaatagttttaaaaattatgaagctTAAGACAAAAATGATAAGGAATCCAACATcacattacattttatatattaaatttcaatttactatttgattttaaaagattaaaaactGTCAAATATAAGTACAAATTCCAATTGGATATCTCAAATTGGTTGTatctcaaaaaaaattttgaaattagttttaagaaaGCAAGCAAAAGTTTGGGTactacaacaataacaaaaataagaaaaccACAACAACGAACTATTTCTCCACAAGCCCAAAAAATGCTGAAGAGACAGAGATTGAGACAACGGTGCGCGTCGGATGGAGTGGCGGGGCGGGAGCGTGTGTGTGTGCGAGAGGCTAAAGACAGGTAGCAGCGGTCTGGAGGCGCGACGGGGTCCGCGGGGCCGAGCCGAGGGGCGACCGGGGCGTATATAAGGATCATTTGTATAGTTGGGGAATGTGCCCGGGCCGGTACAATCCGCGGCGGGGCTCCGGagagacacacacacacactcacgATCGAGTCGCGCTTACGCGCCGGATCTCCTCTCCTCACGAAACCGTTCCAGCCAGGCCGTCCGATGGTTTCGAGAAACCGACCACTTTTTCTAATAAAGTTCCTACTGTTCTAAAACGTACttttgtgtttaataataacGACGGTAAAAAACAACCGTTCTCCGTTCGTCTTTGGTTATCCACTTATGCTTGTGCCTGTCGAGAGCGTcttgttaaaataaacgaGTGATTCTGCACTTGTTCGGATCTTTTTCTTTCGTACGGTACTACAAATTAGCTACACACAagttttgaacaaaaaacaacGAACGGCTAGGAAAGAGGAATCGTACAATTGAATCAGTTCGTGAAAATCTTAAACATTTACTAAAACTACCTACTGCTCATTATAAAAACAGGtaccaattaaaatacatcCTGTATGACTCACAATTATTATTCCgtctatattaatttgaattttctattattatagcTTTCCCATAATTTCAGCTACCGAGCCAAAATGCAAcagtttgttatttttgttctACCTGTTGATTTATTACCTGTCCATAAAAGAACAGTAcccaaaattatttacaaattgattCTCGTAACATGTGTGGCATgttcagaaattaaatatgtttcacttaaatgaaaaaattacggTTTCAGTTATTTGTGGGTccgttattgaaatttttgaggCATTCGTTCTGTAATTTGGATTTGCTATATTCAATAATGTGTAATAATGAACACTAACTGGTAAAGTAACAACAGTACAAATAATGTGTTTGGTTAAAGCATTTCTAAATTTGTAGGAGTGAATTGGTTCTCACGACACTTAATGTTTCTGCAAGAGGTTCTTTggtacttataattttaataataaaataaataatataggaattcatttaaataactctggtttttaatgtatataagtatattttagaaGGAAGTATAAGTCATTTAAACATCCAAAGGATGCATACTAATGAAATCAAACAATTTGTGATGTAAGGAAAGTAATCAATTACCAAACTAAAAGAGGTTCTTACGTCAGTACTAAGTTAAGAAAAATAGCAGAACatccaaaataataataatagatgattccttttaaaatacttcGTTTTATCTTTGGTACATAGAAGAATATTTTGAGTTAATACTTTATAAGTCAGTACTAGTCAAATCAAACAATTTGTGGTAAAGTAATGGAAATAATCATTAGAAAAAGTTTTTCCGTCAGTACTAACATTCTCaagttaaaattcaaataaaaaatagcacaGCAtgcaaaatgataataattatggaggattctttttaaattactttgttttatCCTTAGTATATAGAAGAATATTTTCActtaatactttaaaagtcAGTACCAGACATGTAAATATCCAAAAGCAGCTGCaaactaatgaaattaaacaatttgtagTAGTATAGTGGAAGAAATCAATTACAAAAAGAGGTTATTACATCAATACTAATATTCTCAAGTTAAAAATCGGAGAAAAAGCAACAGAGCAtccaaaatgataataattatggaggattctttttaaattaccttattttatctttggtatattgaaatatattttcacttaATACTATAAAAGTCAGTACGAGACATTTAAATATCCAAAGCCAGCTGcaaattaatgaaatcaaaCGATTTGTGATTGtgtaatgaaaataatcattaCAAAAAGAGGTTTTTATGTCAGTACTAACATTCTCAAGTTAAAAATCGAAGACAAATTAGCTCAACAtccaaattgaaaataataaaggatgctttttaaattactttgttttatCTTTGGTATATAGAAGAACATTTTGACTGAATATTCTAAAAGTCAGTATcagacatttaaatattcaaaagtaaCTACaaactaatgaaattaaacaatttatgatGGTGTAATGGAAGTAATCATTACAGAAAGAGGTTCCTACGTCAGTACTAACATTCTCAAGTTAAAAATCGAAGAATAAATAGTACAGCATCAAATTATTGCAAATACTTGGTTTTCTTTTTGGTAAATAGAAGTACACTTAATACTTTAGAAGTTAGTACCAgacttttaaatatctaaagccAGTTACAAATTAATGAAGTCAAACAATTAGAGGTGACGTAATCAACTagttatcaattataaaaaggaGTACTTACGTTagtactaatattattaagataGAATTCAAAGCGAAAATCAGCAGAGCTAccgacattaataaaaaacaaaggaTTTAATAGaggtttgatttatttttggtaaaacGAAATAgattttagattaatattttagaaatgagTACGAGTCTTTTACATACCCAAAAAAAGCACGAAACCACACTATTGTATTTATAGTGGTATAATAAAAGTTATCAATTTCGAAAAAGGGGGTTCTTGCCTAAGAGTCGACATTTCAAgtagaaaattaatgaaaaaaaaaacggacCAGCATCCATCGAAATCTGGAGTAGCGTCTGACGGACGAGGGGGGGCGAGCGCGCGATCGGCGCGGAAGAGGAGAGTGGCAATGGTGTGCCGGGTGTAGCTGGTGCCCGGGGCGTGCACTGACGTGACGGCCCGGCGGAATGCGGTCCGGCGCTGCTGCATTCCACACCGACCAACATCCGAACCCGCCCGGCACTGGACCAGTGACGGCGCGCACGAAATCCATTCCATTTTTCCTcttctttttttattctttattggctgcgcattttattttatttttttttcttttcgtttTGTTGGACGACTCACCGTAACTGTCATGTTTCGGTTGTTGTAGATGGGGAGTATTTGTTTGCTGATCCGGAGAGCAAGCTATCGAAATATGCACCGAAAAGTTGGCGTTCGTCGCACAGTCACGGGCTGGACGCGAACGGACGTCCGGCCTTGGCGTTCTACTTCCGGGTGCAGTTCTACGTGGACAGTCCGCTGCTGTTGCGCGACGACACCACCCGCCACCACTACTACCTCCAGCTGCGCCTCAACGTCGCATCGGGGGCGGCTGCCGAACATGCCACCCATCTTGCAGGTAATATactcttattttaatataattgactAGCTACAACAATAATTAGTGGAAGAATACACATTGAGTCACAGATAAATGACTTACATTATATTGCACctcacaattatttattttattcaactgTCGCCACCACACTTGTGCAATACATTGTTAGATATGGAGATGGTTCCTCAGATAAAATGCTATAACGTCACACCGCATATATTAGcacaatacatttaattaaattagtatataagtaataaattccACATCTCTGATGTAAGATCTAGCCCAATAAAGTCATACGACCATCTGAATACAATTGCCAATTTTTCCGTCAGGTCTGGCGCTTCAAGCGGACCTGGGCGACCAGAAGGAGCCGGTGGCGTACAGACCGGAGGACTACGTGCCTCCGGCCATGCGAGGACCAGCCGCCCTCAAACTCATCGAGACCGCCCACAGGACGCATCGCGGCCTTACCAAGCTCGAGGCCCGTTCCCGTTTCATAGCGGAGGCCTGCCAGCTCCAGGAACCGGTCAACGCACACGTTTTCAGGTAAACATcacactttatttaaatataagaacGAGTTACAATTAATTGTCCACGCAGATTGAGGGCATCGAAGGCGGAACAGCCTCCAGGTTCACTGCTACTGGCAGTTTGCCCGCGAGGTTTGAGAGTCTGCCCGGACAACAATCCGCCGTCCACGTTCCTTTGGAGCAGTATTGGCAAGCTGAGCTTCGAGAGAAAGAAATTCGAAATTCGGACTGGTCACGAAAAAATCACCTTGTACACGAGCAGCGACGAGAAAAGTCGTCTGCTGCTTTCGCTGTGCAAAGCCGCCCACCAGTTCAGCATGGCGGTGGCGCCTAGACTCAACGAAGTCAAACGCGAGGAGGAGGAGAAACAGCGATGGGACTGCAACCAGAGGGTGTCAGTTATCAGTTCCACCTCCTCCAACACCACCTCGGGAATTGTCAGTGATAGGGTTCACTCGGAGGACGAGCTGGAGATAATGATTACGAGTCCTCCGGCACCTTCGACTGAGAGTTTGGCATTGGCGCATCTGTTGGACAGCGCACCAGCTAGTAGCAGGACTTCGGCGGCGTCAGCCACGGCGGCTTTGGCTACTTTGAGTTTGCAAGAGGAGGAAGATGAGGTGCCGAAGCCACCATGCAGTGAGAGCTCCGGCAAAACTGCCAGTAAATGCGCTGGATCGCAGTGCAGTTCGTCGTGCAGTACAGTCGTTGTTACACCTATACAATCCAGTAAGTTTCTTAATGTTATTCATACGAGGACTTTATTAAATCGTGCCATTTTGTTTTAGAAACCAAGGGTCGAAGACCGTCGACTAGCAGCAGCTTAGAACTGGGTTACTCACACACCGCTCAGAACTCAGCAGTGAGCGACGCCACCTGCATAGAACTGGAGACAACAGATGCCGTTTACACCTCTGGACCAGCTCCTAGCAGTCACACAAGCGGCGTCTACACCCTCACCTCCAGCGATCAATACACCTCCAGCCTAAGCGACCAATATGCCGCCCCAAGTGAACAATACAGTTTGCCCAGTGATCAAATCGACGGTCACTTTAGAGACAGGACCAACTCAACATTAAGCAACTCCGGGTCGTTTCACGGTGACGGTAGTGATCCTACCGACAATAAACAGGCGTTATTGTCGGCTGAGGAGCTGTCGGATTTGATAGTGGGACGGTATCCGTCCTGCAAAAGTGTCAGCAACACTCTAGACTCGGACTCGGATTACGTTACGTTGCCGTCAACGTACGAAAGTTATGTGCCGGTACCACCGAAACGAATAGACAGTGTGGACCACCGGTTCAGGCCACCGCCGCCTCCTTACGGCGCCCAATTGACTAAAATCAGTGCGGACAGTTCGGTGGACTACGATGACGCCAGCTTGTCCGAGGACTCGATGCGTCATCCGCCGCCATATCCCGAGAACCAGACGCCCGTTCCTCCTCCCGGTTACCCGTACGAGGAGGCGGGCGCCCGTTTCATTACCACGCGCTCGCCCAGTGTTCTGACGGCGCACGCGAGTGCGGTCAGTATTAGCAGTTCGCCGAGTTATTCGACGCCCAGTTCATCGGTGCCTCCGATTCCGCCCAAAGTTCCGAGGCATGCGCATCAGCAGGTCAGTTCGGTGATTTCCCAGGCTAATTACCTGGACGTGGCGGCCAGTAAGGCCAGTGTTTTGATGCCGTGCTCGTTTTTACCTCCACCACCACCTGCGCCGAGGCAACCTCCACCACCTCCGCCTCCAGCTTTAGCCACGGTCTACACCAGTCAGTTGTCCAGGTCACAGATCGAACAGTACCAACAGCAGATGTATAGCGACGTGGACTTCGTAGTGTTTCCACTGAAGGAGCCAGCAATCAGCAAACAGGAATACTTGGAGGCGAAACAGGGTTCACTGCTGGCAGCTCTCGCCCACAGTCAACCAGTGTTCTACAGAAGTACGCCCTTCCTACACCGCTATGCGTCAAGCCAGAACTTGTCCGACACTTACGTGCAACTACCTGTCTACGGTGCTCCAAGCATATCCTCAACAGGCAGTTTGGACCCGGCGCCTCCACCATTGCCTCCAAACAGACCGGGCAAGTTTATGCGTACCAGATCGGACGACAACATCTTGAACTCGTTCGAGGCGCCTCAGCCGCCTAAATTCAGGAGACTGCCTCCTCCGCCTCCACCTCCGATTCCGGAAAAGCCCACAGCTCTCCGAAACGATCCGAAGGTGAAGACTGAGGAGAAGGGTGAGACTAGAGATGAACGGGGTTCCGCACTGGATATTCGCACCCTGAGAGAGAAGAGCAAGAAGATGGACCTGCCCCTGATATCGGCCCTGTGCAACGATCGTTCGCTTATAAAGCAAACGAAGGCCTTCGTGATGCCCAAACATCCGGGAGCGAAGGTGGTGGGTCAGAGGCACTCTCTGAGCAGCTCTAGGACTAAGTACCCCGTTTCGGGGCTGAGCAGCATGCAGATCAACAAGCCGACAAGGAAAACCGTGTCGGTCAGTCATAGACATCCCGGTGATAAACTGCCAGAGATCCCCAGAGCCACGCCGAACAATTACGTAATGACGGACGCCAGGATACAGCACAAAGTCATGCAGTCACACTcgtagatttttttgtttagatttttttaattgttttgttcaaGTAATCATAGTACGGTGCTACCGGGGACATTCCAGTGCTAGCTAGttacaaattgattttaactCAGGGTGCCATCACtgcaatatgtttaaattaagggGAGCGATCCATGTTTTGGTCGTTTGAATGTATACGACTGAAATGTCGGTCGCTCGACGAACGTTCTATGTACATAaaggttttatattttttctggcACGTAAGATTGAAGTACGTTTTTATTAGCATTAATGTATACACTTGCtcaacttttattataattaaatacctaatatttttatgtttttatttatttccaaattataaaaaagcttCATTCAAGTGTATGGTGCTgccatcatttttttaaataaaaaaaatatagaatatattttattattttaatccctatccagttaaaataaaacacacattaatcaaactatttttttattcttttaataaattcattaacatGTTTTGAGGCAATTTCATACAATACAGTATTTTTCCTCACACTGTTACTGATCAGTGCAGCTTGGTACGACTTAAGCAACGACATATCTTCTTCTGGAGGTTCTAAATACATTTC encodes the following:
- the LOC109597143 gene encoding protein expanded encodes the protein MRGAVGGLCTVSAPLAACSPVAALPPAARLLALHVPLPHHHTLYFVVQAKSRVRELYRQTCRHFQQQGMLDTDLFGLAIICDGEYLFADPESKLSKYAPKSWRSSHSHGLDANGRPALAFYFRVQFYVDSPLLLRDDTTRHHYYLQLRLNVASGAAAEHATHLAGLALQADLGDQKEPVAYRPEDYVPPAMRGPAALKLIETAHRTHRGLTKLEARSRFIAEACQLQEPVNAHVFRLRASKAEQPPGSLLLAVCPRGLRVCPDNNPPSTFLWSSIGKLSFERKKFEIRTGHEKITLYTSSDEKSRLLLSLCKAAHQFSMAVAPRLNEVKREEEEKQRWDCNQRVSVISSTSSNTTSGIVSDRVHSEDELEIMITSPPAPSTESLALAHLLDSAPASSRTSAASATAALATLSLQEEEDEVPKPPCSESSGKTASKCAGSQCSSSCSTVVVTPIQSKTKGRRPSTSSSLELGYSHTAQNSAVSDATCIELETTDAVYTSGPAPSSHTSGVYTLTSSDQYTSSLSDQYAAPSEQYSLPSDQIDGHFRDRTNSTLSNSGSFHGDGSDPTDNKQALLSAEELSDLIVGRYPSCKSVSNTLDSDSDYVTLPSTYESYVPVPPKRIDSVDHRFRPPPPPYGAQLTKISADSSVDYDDASLSEDSMRHPPPYPENQTPVPPPGYPYEEAGARFITTRSPSVLTAHASAVSISSSPSYSTPSSSVPPIPPKVPRHAHQQVSSVISQANYLDVAASKASVLMPCSFLPPPPPAPRQPPPPPPPALATVYTSQLSRSQIEQYQQQMYSDVDFVVFPLKEPAISKQEYLEAKQGSLLAALAHSQPVFYRSTPFLHRYASSQNLSDTYVQLPVYGAPSISSTGSLDPAPPPLPPNRPGKFMRTRSDDNILNSFEAPQPPKFRRLPPPPPPPIPEKPTALRNDPKVKTEEKGETRDERGSALDIRTLREKSKKMDLPLISALCNDRSLIKQTKAFVMPKHPGAKVVGQRHSLSSSRTKYPVSGLSSMQINKPTRKTVSVSHRHPGDKLPEIPRATPNNYVMTDARIQHKVMQSHS